A segment of the Candidatus Dormiibacterota bacterium genome:
CGCGGCGCTGGAGGCCGAAATCGGCGATCTCAAAGAACGCATCAGCCATTTTAAAGCGATGGAAGAATCGCTCCAGAATACGCTCGTCCTCGCGCAGCGCACCGCCGACGAGGTGAAGGCTTCGGCGCACAAGGAAGCCGACTTGATTCGCGAACAAGCGCGCTTGACCGCCGAACGCGAGATCGCCAGCTATAACGACGCCATCGCGGAAGTCCGCCGCGAGCACCAGCGCACGATCGAACATAACGAAAAAGCCAAAAGCGAGCTGCGCAGCCTGTTGATGACGCACATGTCGTTGCTGGATAATGCGATGCGCGTGCCGAGCCCGGCCGCAGCTCCCGAACCGAAGCAAGAAGCGTTGCTTCCGGCCGGCGAACCGCCGAGCGACGACACAAGCCGGATTACGGTTTACTAGTCGTCCGATGAGCGATATCATAGCGATTCTGCCCGGTGATGGCATCGGGCCCGAAGTAACGCATGCCGCGGTCGAGGTGCTAAAAGCGGTTCGCCCCGATCTCGATTGTCGAGAGACGCTCGTCGGCGGCGCCGCGCTCGAACGAGGCCTTCCCGCGCTCTCGCCCGACGCCTTGGCGTTGTGCCGGCAGAGCGCGGCGATTTTATTCGGCAGCGTCGGGTTGCCCGCGTACGATGCAAAGCCGCTCGCCGAGCGCCCCGAGCTCGCGCTGTTCACGCTACGGCGCGATTTCGAACTCTACGCCAACGTACGCCCGGTTCGCGTCTTCCCCGGCCTCGAGAACGCGTCGTCGCTCAAGCCGGAACTGGTGCGCGGGCTCGATTTAGTCGTCGTTCGCGAATTGACCGGCGGCATTTATTACGGTCAGCCCAAAGAGCAGCGTACGATCGACGGCGTCGAGGCCGCCATCGACACGATGATCTATCGCGCTCCCGAGATCGAACGCATCGTTCGCGTCGGCTTCGATCTCGCGCGCTCGCGCCGTAAGCGGCTCACGTCGGTCGACAAACAGAACATCCTGGAAACCTCGCGTCTCTGGAGACGCGTGGTGACGCGCATTGCGCCGGAATATCCCGACG
Coding sequences within it:
- a CDS encoding DivIVA domain-containing protein, producing MPIDIQHKSFKKALQGYDRTEVDQFLDEVIETLEDDAHQRAALEAEIGDLKERISHFKAMEESLQNTLVLAQRTADEVKASAHKEADLIREQARLTAEREIASYNDAIAEVRREHQRTIEHNEKAKSELRSLLMTHMSLLDNAMRVPSPAAAPEPKQEALLPAGEPPSDDTSRITVY
- the leuB gene encoding 3-isopropylmalate dehydrogenase, with translation MSDIIAILPGDGIGPEVTHAAVEVLKAVRPDLDCRETLVGGAALERGLPALSPDALALCRQSAAILFGSVGLPAYDAKPLAERPELALFTLRRDFELYANVRPVRVFPGLENASSLKPELVRGLDLVVVRELTGGIYYGQPKEQRTIDGVEAAIDTMIYRAPEIERIVRVGFDLARSRRKRLTSVDKQNILETSRLWRRVVTRIAPEYPDVALDHLLVDNAAMQLVRRPADFDVIVTENMFGDILSDEAAILTGSIGTLPSASLGTRATPQGGRFGLYEPISGSAPDIAGKGIANPTAAMLSAALLLRMSLCDEAAALRVERAVETVYANGGRTSELVAPGAPSLSTKQFTQSVLEALQ